In Acidimicrobiia bacterium, a genomic segment contains:
- a CDS encoding energy-coupling factor transporter transmembrane protein EcfT — protein sequence MAASQTRRRDTELRPLRYIPGDTPVHRLWAGTKILAVGAVSIALSLQPSWRALALVGALVVAAIAVARIPRRAVPRIPSWILMVLVVGGVVDVMWGPSPRWDIAGISISKEALDQWARLLLVGIELLALAAVVAWTSRLGDLAPALGKLLKPLRFLRVPVDEVVVAVALCVRCFPLLAEELRVLLAARRLRPELHDPGFRASLREPVDLLVAATTVCLRRSRELADAIEARGGFGVVSEDESRPRARDLVVLIAVAAAVSFVFFP from the coding sequence ATGGCGGCGTCGCAGACGCGCCGACGCGACACGGAGCTTCGGCCGCTGCGCTACATCCCGGGCGACACGCCGGTGCATCGACTCTGGGCGGGCACGAAGATCCTCGCCGTCGGCGCGGTGAGCATCGCGCTGTCGCTGCAGCCGTCGTGGCGCGCGCTCGCGCTCGTCGGCGCGCTCGTCGTCGCCGCGATCGCGGTCGCGCGGATCCCGCGCCGCGCGGTGCCGCGCATCCCGTCGTGGATTCTCATGGTCCTCGTGGTCGGCGGGGTCGTCGACGTGATGTGGGGACCGTCGCCGCGCTGGGACATCGCCGGCATCTCGATCAGCAAGGAAGCCCTCGATCAGTGGGCCCGGTTGCTGCTCGTCGGCATCGAGCTGCTCGCGCTCGCGGCCGTCGTCGCGTGGACGAGCCGGCTCGGCGATCTTGCGCCCGCGCTCGGCAAGCTCCTGAAGCCGTTGCGGTTCCTGCGCGTGCCGGTCGACGAGGTCGTCGTCGCGGTCGCACTGTGCGTGCGGTGCTTCCCGCTGCTCGCGGAGGAGCTGCGGGTGCTGCTCGCGGCGCGACGCCTCCGTCCCGAGCTGCACGATCCCGGTTTCCGCGCGTCGCTGCGCGAGCCCGTCGACCTCCTCGTCGCCGCGACGACGGTGTGTCTGCGCCGCAGCCGCGAGCTCGCCGACGCCATCGAAGCGCGCGGCGGCTTCGGCGTCGTCAGCGAAGATGAGAGCCGCCCGCGCGCCCGCGATCTCGTGGTGCTGATCGCGGTCGCGGCGGCCGTGTCGTTCGTCTTCTTTCCGTGA
- a CDS encoding DegT/DnrJ/EryC1/StrS family aminotransferase, producing the protein MNEHQRPVPAARLVFPDEDRAEIHALIEASLTSGSLTLGPHTQQFEAEFARRHDAPFAIAVSSGTAAIEIVLRHLDVDGAEVVVPANTFFATAAAVVHAGGRVRLADVDASTLALSAATVEAALTPDTAGVVMVHIGGVISPEVVAIRDLCARRGLFFVEDAAHAHGAAFDGVAAGRFGVAGAFSFYPTKVITAAEGGMIVTADERLRDDAVVYRDQGKAGFLGGDHVRMGAAWRMSELHAAVGLVQQRRLDEFIAARRAAAARYDAALADLDGIAALPIPSECAPNYYKYVAMLDHGVNRDALKRRLREAHGVSLSGEVYAAPLHRHPVFHDLARDGFPVAEDVCARQVCLPVHSDMTATEADRVVDALRSVLPSSRLEVESVR; encoded by the coding sequence ATGAACGAGCACCAGCGGCCTGTTCCCGCGGCCCGTCTGGTGTTCCCGGACGAGGACCGCGCGGAGATCCACGCGCTCATCGAAGCGTCGCTCACGTCGGGTTCGCTCACCCTTGGCCCGCACACGCAGCAATTCGAGGCCGAGTTCGCGCGCCGCCACGACGCGCCGTTCGCGATCGCAGTGAGCTCGGGGACCGCGGCGATCGAGATCGTGCTGCGCCATCTCGATGTCGACGGCGCCGAGGTGGTCGTGCCCGCGAACACGTTCTTCGCGACCGCGGCCGCGGTGGTGCACGCCGGGGGTCGTGTGCGCCTCGCCGATGTCGACGCGTCGACGCTCGCGCTCTCGGCCGCGACCGTCGAAGCCGCGCTCACACCCGACACCGCGGGCGTCGTGATGGTGCACATCGGCGGCGTGATCAGCCCCGAGGTCGTTGCGATCCGCGACCTCTGCGCCCGCCGCGGCCTGTTCTTCGTGGAGGACGCCGCGCACGCGCACGGCGCCGCGTTCGACGGGGTCGCCGCGGGCCGGTTCGGTGTCGCCGGCGCGTTCTCCTTCTATCCGACGAAGGTGATCACCGCGGCCGAAGGCGGCATGATCGTCACGGCCGACGAACGACTGCGTGACGACGCGGTCGTGTATCGCGACCAGGGCAAGGCCGGCTTCCTCGGCGGCGACCACGTGCGGATGGGTGCGGCCTGGCGCATGAGCGAGCTCCACGCGGCCGTCGGCCTCGTGCAGCAGCGCCGGCTCGACGAGTTCATCGCGGCCCGACGCGCCGCGGCGGCGCGCTACGACGCCGCGCTCGCCGACCTCGACGGCATCGCGGCGCTCCCGATCCCGTCCGAATGCGCCCCGAACTACTACAAATACGTGGCAATGCTGGATCACGGGGTGAACCGCGACGCGCTGAAGCGCCGGCTTCGCGAGGCGCACGGCGTGTCGTTGAGCGGTGAGGTCTACGCCGCGCCGCTGCACCGGCACCCGGTGTTCCACGACCTCGCGCGCGACGGCTTCCCCGTCGCCGAGGACGTCTGCGCGCGTCAGGTGTGCCTGCCCGTCCACTCCGACATGACCGCGACCGAGGCGGACCGCGTCGTCGACGCGCTGCGGTCCGTGCTCCCGTCGTCGCGTCTCGAAGTGGAGTCCGTGCGATGA
- a CDS encoding NAD-dependent epimerase/dehydratase family protein — MKLAVTGGSGFIGSHVVDKLSDAGHTVVVIDSRAPARPDVEHAPVDLRDLDALVAATQGCDAIFHLAAVANVNDVYANPVDGVDVNVTGTARVLEAGRRNAVERVFFASTVWVYGSAVGDSDLREDALFDTQLPAHLYTASKIASELVIRSFEELYGVPFTILRYGVPFGPRMRDELVIPRFVRMALADEPITIDGDGLQYRNYIYVEDLADAHVLALDDLGRNEVFNLEGPAPISLRDLIATLEAVLGREIAVQYGPARPGDFRGRPVSGRKADKLLDWKPRTSFEEGLRRYVEWFTAG, encoded by the coding sequence ATGAAGCTCGCAGTCACGGGCGGCTCGGGCTTCATCGGATCGCACGTCGTCGACAAGCTCTCCGACGCCGGTCACACCGTCGTCGTCATCGACTCGCGCGCGCCCGCACGGCCGGACGTCGAGCACGCGCCGGTCGACCTGCGCGATCTCGACGCGCTCGTCGCCGCGACGCAGGGCTGCGACGCGATCTTCCATCTCGCCGCCGTCGCGAACGTCAACGACGTGTACGCGAACCCGGTCGACGGTGTCGACGTCAACGTCACCGGCACCGCGCGCGTGCTCGAAGCCGGTCGCCGCAACGCGGTCGAGCGCGTGTTCTTCGCGAGCACGGTGTGGGTGTACGGCTCCGCGGTCGGCGACTCCGACCTGCGCGAGGACGCACTCTTCGACACGCAGTTGCCCGCGCACCTCTACACCGCGTCGAAGATCGCGAGCGAGCTCGTGATCCGCAGCTTCGAGGAGCTGTACGGCGTGCCGTTCACGATCCTCCGCTACGGCGTGCCGTTCGGGCCCCGCATGCGCGACGAGCTCGTCATCCCGCGTTTCGTGCGCATGGCGCTCGCGGACGAGCCGATCACGATCGACGGCGACGGGCTCCAGTACCGCAACTACATCTACGTCGAGGATCTCGCCGACGCACACGTGCTCGCGCTCGACGATCTCGGGCGCAACGAGGTCTTCAACCTCGAGGGTCCGGCGCCGATCAGCCTGCGCGATCTCATCGCCACGCTCGAGGCCGTGCTCGGCCGCGAGATCGCGGTGCAGTACGGACCCGCGCGTCCCGGCGACTTCCGCGGCCGCCCCGTGTCGGGTCGCAAGGCCGACAAGCTCCTCGACTGGAAGCCCCGCACCTCCTTCGAGGAAGGCCTCCGCCGCTACGTGGAGTGGTTCACGGCCGGTTGA
- a CDS encoding polysaccharide deacetylase family protein has product MVLAMCAGALALWLFTQTHEDDLRAYLAVVLGLAVGIVLAGSTREPEARHRRATALVALTVVAALVVGGWIGSNSPTETWLGPIVSHGPRDRSEVALTFDDGPNVHETLVVAHILDSFGVKGTFFTVGKALAARPDISRALLRDGQLLGDHSYHHDQWRWLDPRYPELERAQAGFEKELGVCPTFYRPPHGEHTPFMSWVLARKHMKMIGWDTSAADWATKNPHTVARRILERVRPGSIVVLHDGLDGDLTADRSVLTAALPIILRGLRAKHLRVVRLDRMLGVAGYGASHC; this is encoded by the coding sequence ATGGTGCTCGCCATGTGCGCGGGTGCGTTGGCGCTCTGGCTCTTCACCCAGACTCACGAGGACGACCTCCGGGCGTACCTGGCGGTCGTGCTCGGACTCGCCGTCGGCATCGTGCTCGCAGGTTCGACGCGCGAGCCCGAAGCACGCCACCGCCGCGCGACCGCCTTGGTCGCGCTCACGGTCGTCGCGGCGCTCGTCGTCGGTGGCTGGATCGGCTCGAACTCACCGACCGAGACGTGGCTCGGCCCGATCGTGAGCCATGGCCCGCGCGATCGGTCCGAGGTCGCGCTCACGTTCGACGACGGACCGAACGTGCACGAGACGCTCGTTGTCGCGCACATCCTCGACTCGTTCGGCGTGAAGGGCACGTTCTTCACCGTCGGCAAGGCCCTCGCCGCGCGCCCCGACATCTCACGCGCGCTCCTGCGCGACGGCCAACTGCTCGGCGACCACTCCTACCATCACGACCAGTGGCGCTGGCTCGACCCTCGCTACCCCGAGCTCGAGCGCGCGCAGGCCGGGTTCGAGAAGGAGCTCGGTGTCTGCCCGACCTTCTACCGCCCACCGCACGGCGAGCACACGCCGTTCATGTCGTGGGTGCTGGCGCGGAAGCACATGAAGATGATCGGGTGGGACACGTCGGCGGCCGACTGGGCGACGAAGAACCCGCACACGGTCGCGCGCCGCATCCTCGAACGCGTGCGGCCGGGTTCGATCGTCGTGTTGCACGACGGTCTCGACGGCGACCTCACCGCGGACCGCTCGGTCCTGACCGCCGCGCTGCCGATCATCCTGCGGGGGCTGCGCGCGAAGCACCTGCGAGTCGTGCGGCTCGATCGGATGCTCGGGGTCGCCGGGTACGGCGCGTCGCACTGTTGA
- a CDS encoding glycosyltransferase family 2 protein, which translates to MTEEPAGRTHSVDARATRPRRIAVVPAYNEEATVRAVLETLYPHVDELIVVDDGSTDGTAAVIDAWLPGHDGARRLGFAHNRGMSAAYYLAFSDLRTRLGDGDLDARDLVFTVDADGQHDLTALDVLERVAIETGLDALIARRDLSGYPAYKRAGNWVMSAWATLCAGRRLYDVESGYRIFRLGALADALDYYRGYKYSETIEVAVVLCRLGYAVRNDVVVPVPIYRSRTSFYDVGVDLVMAVVAAVRVRVGRRRRGPHAA; encoded by the coding sequence GTGACGGAAGAGCCGGCGGGCCGCACGCATTCGGTCGACGCGCGCGCGACGCGCCCGCGCCGCATCGCGGTCGTCCCCGCGTACAACGAGGAGGCCACGGTCAGGGCCGTGCTCGAGACGCTGTATCCGCACGTCGACGAGCTGATCGTCGTCGACGACGGCTCGACCGACGGCACCGCCGCGGTGATCGACGCGTGGCTGCCCGGGCACGACGGCGCGCGCCGGCTCGGCTTCGCGCACAACCGTGGGATGTCGGCTGCGTACTACCTCGCGTTCTCCGATCTGCGGACGCGGCTCGGCGACGGCGACCTCGACGCTCGCGACCTCGTGTTCACGGTCGACGCCGACGGGCAGCACGACCTCACCGCACTCGACGTGCTCGAGCGCGTGGCCATCGAGACCGGGCTCGACGCGCTGATCGCGCGCCGCGACCTCTCCGGCTATCCCGCGTACAAGCGCGCCGGGAACTGGGTGATGAGCGCGTGGGCGACGCTGTGCGCGGGCCGGCGGCTGTACGACGTCGAGTCCGGCTACCGCATCTTCCGTCTCGGCGCGCTCGCCGACGCGCTCGACTACTACCGCGGCTACAAGTACAGCGAGACGATCGAGGTCGCGGTCGTGCTGTGCCGGCTCGGGTACGCGGTCCGCAACGACGTCGTCGTGCCAGTGCCGATCTACCGCTCGCGCACGAGCTTCTACGACGTGGGTGTCGACCTCGTGATGGCGGTCGTCGCGGCGGTGCGGGTGCGCGTGGGCCGTCGTCGTCGTGGCCCGCACGCGGCCTGA
- a CDS encoding M15 family metallopeptidase, with product MSARRITAPVLTILISALMVGAAISPAAATNAVQPANRPTPIAEQQNGLVAPSALVTIEGDCRLARAAAPSFVHLLAAARAAGVNLGTDSCYRPLSDQISVRGQACTNGNCACAATISPTATVGTSFHGWGKAVDLTVDGHSLTDPFSTAEAWLNAHAATYGWNHPAFARLGTACPEAWHWEWVGDGGELHGTPIVANVMGGAGANGALATITGLGAVHWVSGPLATSAPSQPELSPLAWVVVGGAATPTGAGLWRVAADGGVFSSGDAHFYGSTGALHLNRPIVGMASTASGHGYWLVASDGGIFSFGDAAFRGSTGALRLFRGVVGMASTPGGHGYWLVASDGGIFSFGDARFQGSTGAIRLNAPIVGMAATPSGHGYWLAASDGGIFSFGDAGFHGSDGADPSSSPVAGIVAAPSGNGYQLIHANGAVDSFGS from the coding sequence ATGAGCGCGCGCCGAATCACCGCCCCGGTTCTCACGATTCTCATCTCGGCCTTGATGGTCGGCGCCGCGATCTCGCCCGCGGCCGCCACGAACGCGGTGCAGCCCGCGAACCGGCCGACGCCGATCGCGGAGCAGCAGAACGGTCTCGTGGCTCCGAGCGCGCTGGTCACGATCGAGGGCGACTGCCGACTCGCGCGCGCGGCCGCGCCGAGCTTCGTGCACCTGCTCGCGGCGGCGCGCGCCGCGGGCGTGAACCTCGGCACCGACTCGTGCTACCGGCCGCTCTCGGACCAGATCTCGGTACGCGGCCAGGCGTGCACCAACGGCAACTGCGCGTGCGCGGCGACGATCAGCCCCACCGCGACCGTCGGCACGTCGTTCCACGGATGGGGCAAGGCGGTCGACCTCACCGTCGACGGCCACTCGTTGACCGACCCGTTCTCGACCGCGGAGGCGTGGCTGAACGCGCACGCCGCGACCTACGGCTGGAACCATCCTGCGTTCGCGCGGCTGGGCACCGCGTGCCCCGAGGCCTGGCACTGGGAGTGGGTCGGCGACGGGGGCGAGCTGCACGGCACGCCGATCGTCGCGAACGTGATGGGCGGCGCGGGTGCGAACGGCGCGCTGGCGACGATCACCGGGCTCGGCGCCGTGCACTGGGTCTCGGGCCCGCTCGCGACGTCCGCGCCCTCGCAGCCCGAGCTCTCACCCCTGGCGTGGGTCGTGGTCGGCGGCGCGGCCACACCGACGGGCGCGGGACTCTGGCGCGTCGCCGCCGACGGCGGCGTGTTCTCGTCCGGCGACGCGCACTTCTACGGCTCCACGGGCGCGCTGCACCTCAACCGGCCGATCGTCGGGATGGCCTCGACCGCGAGCGGCCACGGCTACTGGCTGGTCGCGTCCGACGGTGGGATCTTCAGCTTCGGCGACGCGGCCTTCCGCGGGTCGACCGGCGCGCTGCGGTTGTTCCGTGGCGTGGTCGGGATGGCCTCGACGCCGGGTGGTCACGGCTACTGGTTGGTCGCGTCCGACGGCGGGATCTTCAGCTTCGGCGACGCCCGCTTCCAGGGCTCGACCGGCGCGATCCGCCTCAACGCACCGATCGTGGGGATGGCGGCGACGCCGAGCGGCCACGGCTACTGGCTGGCGGCGTCCGACGGTGGGATCTTCAGCTTCGGCGACGCCGGCTTCCACGGCTCCGACGGTGCCGACCCGAGCTCGTCGCCGGTCGCCGGGATCGTCGCCGCCCCATCCGGCAACGGCTACCAGTTGATCCACGCGAACGGCGCAGTCGACAGCTTCGGCTCCTGA
- a CDS encoding S53 family peptidase — protein MIRTRVLATLGASAVAAALVGSLALVPTPAGAASWAATATKAETLVDATNLGTTAASTPLRVALALNLHNQSALTRSIRSGHVLTPAQFTASYAPSAAQAQAVASYLTSKGFTNVAVASNRLLVTASGTASQAAAAFNTPIRSFSQHGHVVFANTSGAQVPASLAGTVGAVLGLTNANVMKASPTVTQSDPASCAVSGVGYPCTYNPQGFWNAYDAASAPTGSATKVGVFAEGDVSGVVTDLRTEETANGLAPVPVTISGPGSTDTSGLDEWDMDTQYSTGMAGTVSSLTIYDAASMDDASLTAQFNQFAADGSVQAASASFGECEFAASLSGSMLADDNIFMEAAAQGQTVFTSSGDTGGFCPVGVAENGVPAGAPDVSYPASSPWVISVGGTTLLTNSDGSYDAEIAWLAGGGGPSLFESPASFQTGVLPPLGTVCGLVGIACGRAVPDVALDADPNSGANVYVNGTAEGVGGTSLSSPLMLGVWARLQSAAGNGLGFAGPKLYAASGTAAFHDILLGDTGPYPATPGYDFATGVGTPDVGAAVSIIG, from the coding sequence ATGATTCGCACCCGCGTCCTCGCGACGCTCGGCGCGAGTGCCGTCGCCGCCGCGCTCGTCGGCAGCCTGGCGCTCGTACCCACTCCGGCGGGCGCAGCCTCATGGGCCGCCACCGCCACGAAGGCCGAGACGCTCGTCGACGCCACCAACCTCGGCACCACTGCCGCGTCGACGCCCCTCCGGGTCGCGCTCGCGTTGAACCTCCACAACCAGTCGGCGCTGACGCGCTCGATCCGCTCCGGTCACGTGCTCACGCCCGCGCAGTTCACCGCGAGCTACGCGCCGTCGGCGGCCCAGGCCCAGGCGGTCGCGTCGTACCTCACGAGCAAGGGCTTCACGAACGTCGCGGTCGCGTCGAACCGCCTGCTCGTCACTGCGAGCGGCACCGCCTCTCAGGCCGCGGCCGCGTTCAACACGCCGATCCGGTCGTTCAGCCAGCACGGCCATGTGGTGTTCGCGAACACGTCCGGCGCGCAGGTGCCCGCGAGCCTCGCCGGCACCGTCGGCGCGGTGCTCGGACTCACGAACGCGAACGTGATGAAGGCTTCGCCGACCGTCACGCAGTCCGACCCCGCGAGCTGCGCGGTCAGCGGCGTCGGCTACCCGTGCACGTACAACCCGCAGGGCTTCTGGAACGCGTACGACGCCGCGTCGGCGCCGACCGGGAGCGCCACGAAGGTCGGGGTCTTCGCGGAGGGCGACGTCTCCGGTGTCGTGACCGACCTGCGCACCGAGGAGACCGCGAACGGTCTCGCGCCGGTGCCGGTGACGATCTCCGGCCCGGGCAGCACCGACACGAGCGGTCTCGACGAGTGGGACATGGACACGCAGTACTCGACCGGAATGGCGGGCACGGTGTCGTCGCTCACGATCTACGACGCCGCGTCGATGGACGACGCGAGCCTCACCGCGCAGTTCAACCAGTTCGCGGCCGACGGCAGCGTCCAGGCCGCGAGCGCGTCGTTCGGTGAGTGCGAGTTCGCGGCGTCGCTCAGCGGTTCGATGCTCGCCGACGACAACATCTTCATGGAGGCCGCGGCGCAGGGTCAGACCGTCTTCACGTCGTCCGGCGACACCGGCGGCTTCTGCCCGGTCGGCGTCGCGGAGAACGGCGTGCCCGCGGGCGCGCCCGACGTGAGCTACCCGGCGTCGTCCCCGTGGGTGATCTCGGTCGGCGGCACCACGCTGCTCACGAACTCCGACGGTTCGTACGACGCGGAGATCGCGTGGCTCGCCGGCGGCGGCGGCCCGAGCCTGTTCGAGTCGCCCGCGTCGTTCCAGACCGGCGTGCTCCCGCCGCTCGGCACGGTGTGCGGACTCGTCGGCATCGCGTGCGGCCGCGCGGTTCCCGACGTCGCGCTCGACGCCGACCCGAACAGCGGCGCGAACGTCTACGTGAACGGCACGGCCGAGGGTGTCGGCGGCACCAGCCTGTCGTCACCGCTCATGCTCGGCGTGTGGGCCCGGCTCCAGTCGGCGGCCGGCAACGGCCTCGGCTTCGCGGGTCCGAAGCTCTACGCCGCGAGCGGCACCGCGGCGTTCCACGACATCCTCCTCGGCGACACCGGCCCGTACCCGGCGACCCCGGGCTACGACTTCGCGACCGGCGTCGGCACGCCCGACGTCGGCGCCGCGGTGTCGATCATCGGGTAG
- a CDS encoding ABC transporter permease, whose product MSDVTTILSSTVRLSVPLAFAACGEYVAERAGTLNLSVEAMMLSGAYAGAIGSSVMHNAGAGLLWGIAVGVVVGAIQGTMSHRARANPFVVAITLNVLALGVTSYLADTLAMHAHQAGILTIPVLSHVPFVGRPLFSERWPAFALYALVPFVWWVMQRRRFGLELRAVGENPAAADVSGIDVDRRRRQALLWCGALSGLGGAFLAVGEVGTFTTNMTAGRGYIVIAAVIFGGWTLRGTIAGCFLFGGADALRLALPAIGYTLNPQLLVVAPYVLPLVVMAVFSVRRRQPAALAQPFERASS is encoded by the coding sequence GTGAGCGACGTCACGACGATCCTGTCGAGCACCGTGCGGTTGAGCGTGCCGCTCGCGTTCGCGGCGTGCGGCGAGTACGTCGCCGAACGCGCCGGCACGCTCAATCTGTCGGTCGAGGCGATGATGCTGTCGGGCGCGTACGCGGGCGCGATCGGCTCCTCGGTGATGCACAACGCGGGCGCGGGACTCCTGTGGGGCATCGCGGTCGGCGTCGTCGTCGGCGCGATCCAAGGGACCATGAGTCACCGCGCGCGCGCGAACCCGTTCGTGGTCGCGATCACCCTGAACGTCCTCGCCCTCGGCGTGACGAGCTACCTCGCCGACACGCTCGCGATGCACGCGCACCAGGCCGGCATCCTCACGATCCCCGTGCTCTCGCACGTTCCCTTCGTCGGACGGCCGCTGTTCTCCGAGCGCTGGCCCGCGTTCGCGCTCTACGCGCTCGTGCCGTTCGTGTGGTGGGTGATGCAGCGCCGACGCTTCGGCCTCGAGCTGCGTGCGGTCGGCGAGAACCCCGCGGCCGCCGACGTCAGCGGCATCGACGTCGACCGCCGGCGCCGGCAGGCACTGCTCTGGTGCGGCGCGCTGTCGGGACTCGGCGGCGCGTTCCTCGCGGTGGGCGAGGTCGGCACGTTCACCACGAACATGACCGCGGGTCGGGGCTACATCGTGATCGCGGCCGTCATCTTCGGCGGCTGGACCCTGCGGGGCACGATCGCCGGCTGCTTCCTCTTCGGCGGCGCCGACGCGCTGCGCCTCGCGCTTCCCGCGATCGGGTACACGCTCAACCCCCAGCTGCTCGTCGTCGCGCCGTACGTGCTGCCGCTCGTCGTCATGGCCGTCTTCAGCGTGCGGCGACGCCAGCCCGCCGCGCTCGCGCAACCCTTCGAGCGCGCGTCGAGCTGA
- a CDS encoding ABC transporter permease: MIEGARARIGSALTTTTLLTVAIAVALALSALLVALTHGPSGSVVSSLYDGSVNGWGSFGATLDASAPLLIVALGTIVTVRAGEFNIGQEGQLAVGALAGAMVAIRVGGPGPLVLVAALAAAALGGALWAGIAALLRYWRGIDIVIGSLLLVFVAGQLLAYAVNSRWLVQEHGPAAQRQAESAPLPSGVRLPRLGHYPNANVGAGFLLALGLAVVLAVALARTRWGFRLRILGHNPVAARRAGISAAVVGAAAIVLSGACAGLAGGVMLTGTAFRLTPAFSNNVGWTGLLVALVARNDVGAAVATALLFGALDAGGGFLSTVGIPSDLVPVVQALVVLGVVLPSALTRRRAARVEATA, from the coding sequence GTGATCGAAGGCGCACGCGCGCGAATCGGATCCGCGCTCACCACCACGACGTTGCTCACGGTCGCGATCGCGGTCGCGCTGGCGCTGTCCGCGCTGCTCGTGGCACTCACACACGGTCCGTCTGGAAGCGTGGTGTCGTCGCTCTACGACGGCAGCGTCAACGGCTGGGGCTCGTTCGGGGCCACGCTCGACGCGTCCGCGCCGTTGCTGATCGTCGCGCTCGGAACGATCGTCACCGTGCGCGCGGGCGAGTTCAACATCGGTCAGGAAGGTCAGCTCGCGGTCGGCGCGCTCGCGGGCGCGATGGTCGCGATCCGCGTCGGCGGACCGGGCCCGCTCGTGCTCGTCGCCGCGCTCGCGGCCGCCGCGCTCGGCGGCGCGCTGTGGGCGGGCATCGCCGCGCTGCTCCGCTACTGGCGCGGCATCGACATCGTCATCGGCTCGCTGCTGCTCGTGTTCGTCGCGGGCCAGTTGCTCGCGTACGCCGTCAACAGCCGGTGGCTCGTCCAGGAGCACGGACCGGCGGCACAACGGCAGGCCGAGTCGGCGCCGCTGCCCTCGGGCGTGCGCCTGCCCCGACTCGGTCACTACCCGAATGCGAACGTCGGCGCGGGCTTCCTGCTCGCGCTCGGTCTCGCGGTCGTGCTCGCGGTCGCGCTGGCGCGCACGCGGTGGGGCTTCCGGCTCCGCATCCTCGGCCACAACCCGGTCGCGGCGCGCCGCGCGGGCATCAGCGCGGCGGTGGTCGGCGCGGCCGCGATCGTGTTGTCGGGCGCGTGCGCGGGACTCGCGGGCGGCGTGATGCTCACCGGTACCGCCTTCCGGCTGACGCCCGCGTTCTCGAACAACGTCGGATGGACCGGACTGCTCGTCGCGCTCGTCGCGCGCAACGACGTCGGCGCCGCGGTCGCGACGGCGCTGCTGTTCGGCGCGCTCGACGCGGGCGGCGGCTTCCTGTCGACGGTCGGGATCCCGAGCGATCTCGTCCCCGTCGTGCAGGCCCTCGTCGTGCTCGGCGTCGTGCTGCCGAGCGCGTTGACGCGCCGGCGAGCCGCCCGCGTCGAGGCCACAGCGTGA